A stretch of DNA from Oryzomicrobium terrae:
CGCTACACTTACCTGGCCGCCTGGGGCTATGCCCTCAAGCAGCCCGGCGGCAACGACAAGAGTGCCCAGGACTTCGTCGGCAAGCTGCTCAAGAATGCGCCCCTGTTCGGCACCGGCGGTCGCGATGCCACCACCACCTTCATGCAGCGCCGCCTCGGCGACGTTCTGGTCACCTTCGAGTCCGAGGCCGAGCTGATCGCCAAGGAATTCGGCCGCGGCGACTTCGAGGTGGTCTACCCGTCCGTCTCCATCCTCACCGAGTTCCCGGTGGCGGTGGTGGACAAGGTGGTGGACAAGAAGGGTACCCGCAAGCAGGCCCAGGCTTACCTGGAGTACCTGTGGTCCAAGGAGGGGCAGGAGATCATCGCCGAGAACTACCTGCGCCCCCGCGACGCCGAGGTGCTGAAGAAGCACGCTGCCCAATTCCCGGCGATCAAGACCTTCACCGTGGATGAGACCTTCGGCGGCTGGGGCAAGGCGTTCAAGGCCCACTTCGTCGATGGCGGCTCCTTCGACCAGATCTACTCGGTCAAGTAAGCCTTCCACCCCCTGTGGCCGGGCTCGGTGGGAGGCATTCCCCCGGGCCCGCTGCTTTACGACAAGACTTCCATGTCCCGCTCTCCTTCCCGTTCAGTGCTGCCCGGGTTTGGCCTTTCGCTGGGCTACACCCTGGTGTACCTGTCGCTGCTGGTGCTGATCCCCCTGGCCGGATTGCTGGTCAAATCGGCCTCCCTGTCCCTGGCGGACATCTGGGCGATCGCCACCGGCCCCCGGGCCCTGG
This window harbors:
- a CDS encoding sulfate ABC transporter substrate-binding protein — its product is MSARHSLRLATLAASLLFAVGVHADTVLLNASYDVARDLYKDFNPAFQKAWQAKTGEKVEIKQSHGGSSKQVRAVADGLEADVVTMNQATDVDFLADKGLVAKDYHKKFPTNASPYTSTMVFIVRKGNPKAIKDWSDLIKSGVQVIVPHPKNTGNGRYTYLAAWGYALKQPGGNDKSAQDFVGKLLKNAPLFGTGGRDATTTFMQRRLGDVLVTFESEAELIAKEFGRGDFEVVYPSVSILTEFPVAVVDKVVDKKGTRKQAQAYLEYLWSKEGQEIIAENYLRPRDAEVLKKHAAQFPAIKTFTVDETFGGWGKAFKAHFVDGGSFDQIYSVK